The following proteins are encoded in a genomic region of Triticum dicoccoides isolate Atlit2015 ecotype Zavitan chromosome 1B, WEW_v2.0, whole genome shotgun sequence:
- the LOC119319650 gene encoding transcription factor IIIA-like isoform X2: protein MFRYGCVKHWIPRTPKCQKALNGPVSGRGDPPEKLHQECLIHALPQRPFACHVDGCPFSYSRKDHLNRHLLTHQGKLFMCPMEGCNRKFSIKGNIQRHVEEFHEDGPQRGGKKEFICPEANCGKAFKYASKLQKHEESHVNLDYTEVICCEPGCMKTFTNVECLKAHNQSSHQYVQCDICDTKQLKKNFKRHQRMHEGSFVTERIKCNFKDCKRSFSKKSNLHKHIKAVHEQSRPFTCGFSGCGQKFSYKHVRDNHEKSSVHVLFEGDFVEADEQLRPHPGGRKRKPISVDTFMRKRVAAPDAPPAYSDGTEYLRWLLSG, encoded by the exons ATGTTCAGATATGGATGTGTGAAGCATTGGATCCCAAGAACTCCAAAATGCCAGAAGGCCTTGAATGGACCAGTATCAGGAAGGGGAGACCCTCCTGAGAAGCTCCATCAAGAATGCCTCATTCACGCGCTTCCTCAG AGACCCTTTGCCTGCCATGTAGATGGTTGCCCTTTCAGCTATAGCAGGAAGGACCATTTGAACCGCCATCTACTTACTCATCAAGGAAAACTATTCATGTGCCCTATGGAAGGATGCAACCGTAAGTTCAGTATCAAGGGTAATATCCAGAGACATGTTGAGGAATTTCACGAGGATGGCCCTCAGCGTGGAGGCAAGAAAGAGTTCATCTGCCCAGAGGCTAACTGTGGGAAGGCGTTCAAATATGCTTCCAAGCTACAGAAACACGAGGAATCACATG TCAACTTGGATTACACTGAAGTTATCTGCTGCGAACCAGGCTGCATGAAGACTTTTACTAATGTGGAATGCCTCAAGGCCCATAACCAATCGTCTCATCAGTATGTTCAGTGTGATATCTGTGACACTAAACAGCTTAAGAAGAACTTCAAGCGGCATCAGCGAATGCATGAAGGTTCGTTTGTCACTGAGAGGATTAAATGCAACTTCAAGGATTGCAAGCGCTCATTTTCAAAG AAATCCAATTTGCACAAGCATATTAAGGCAGTTCATGAGCAGAGTAGACCTTTCACATGTGGATTCTCTGGGTGCGGCCAGAAGTTTTCGTACAAGCATGTAAGGGACAATCATGAGAAATCTAGTGTTCACGTGCTTTTTGAG GGCGATTTTGTGGAGGCTGATGAGCAACTCCGACCTCATCCAGGCGGCCGCAAGAGGAAGCCCATTTCAGTCGATACTTTTATGCGGAAGAGGGTAGCTGCTCCTGATGCTCCCCCTGCTTACAGTGATGGAACTGAGTATCTGAGATGGCTTTTGTCAGGTTGA
- the LOC119319650 gene encoding transcription factor IIIA-like isoform X1, whose protein sequence is MGEGDPDGGCVVGATATSTSAASAAAPVRDIRRYKCEFCDVVRSKKRLIRDHVLEHHKDEVDGLDEYNLGGGGGSAPPGKEIGHGCKECGARFKKPAHLKQHMQSHSLERPFACHVDGCPFSYSRKDHLNRHLLTHQGKLFMCPMEGCNRKFSIKGNIQRHVEEFHEDGPQRGGKKEFICPEANCGKAFKYASKLQKHEESHVNLDYTEVICCEPGCMKTFTNVECLKAHNQSSHQYVQCDICDTKQLKKNFKRHQRMHEGSFVTERIKCNFKDCKRSFSKKSNLHKHIKAVHEQSRPFTCGFSGCGQKFSYKHVRDNHEKSSVHVLFEGDFVEADEQLRPHPGGRKRKPISVDTFMRKRVAAPDAPPAYSDGTEYLRWLLSG, encoded by the exons ATGGGAGAAGGAGATCCCGATGGTGGCTGCGTCGTCGGAGCGACAGCGACCTCGACCTCGGCGGCGTCGGCGGCCGCCCCTGTGAGGGACATCAGGCGGTACAAGTGCGAGTTCTGCGACGTCGTGCGCTCGAAGAAGCGGCTGATCCGAGACCACGTCCTCGAACACCATAAG GACGAAGTGGATGGTCTGGATGAGTACAACCtaggtggtggtggcggcagtgcgccgccgggcaaggagatcGGCCATGGTTGCAAGGAGTGCGGAGCGAGGTTTAAGAAGCCGGCGCATCTGAAGCAGCATATGCAGAGCCATTCGCTTGAG AGACCCTTTGCCTGCCATGTAGATGGTTGCCCTTTCAGCTATAGCAGGAAGGACCATTTGAACCGCCATCTACTTACTCATCAAGGAAAACTATTCATGTGCCCTATGGAAGGATGCAACCGTAAGTTCAGTATCAAGGGTAATATCCAGAGACATGTTGAGGAATTTCACGAGGATGGCCCTCAGCGTGGAGGCAAGAAAGAGTTCATCTGCCCAGAGGCTAACTGTGGGAAGGCGTTCAAATATGCTTCCAAGCTACAGAAACACGAGGAATCACATG TCAACTTGGATTACACTGAAGTTATCTGCTGCGAACCAGGCTGCATGAAGACTTTTACTAATGTGGAATGCCTCAAGGCCCATAACCAATCGTCTCATCAGTATGTTCAGTGTGATATCTGTGACACTAAACAGCTTAAGAAGAACTTCAAGCGGCATCAGCGAATGCATGAAGGTTCGTTTGTCACTGAGAGGATTAAATGCAACTTCAAGGATTGCAAGCGCTCATTTTCAAAG AAATCCAATTTGCACAAGCATATTAAGGCAGTTCATGAGCAGAGTAGACCTTTCACATGTGGATTCTCTGGGTGCGGCCAGAAGTTTTCGTACAAGCATGTAAGGGACAATCATGAGAAATCTAGTGTTCACGTGCTTTTTGAG GGCGATTTTGTGGAGGCTGATGAGCAACTCCGACCTCATCCAGGCGGCCGCAAGAGGAAGCCCATTTCAGTCGATACTTTTATGCGGAAGAGGGTAGCTGCTCCTGATGCTCCCCCTGCTTACAGTGATGGAACTGAGTATCTGAGATGGCTTTTGTCAGGTTGA
- the LOC119319650 gene encoding transcription factor IIIA-like isoform X3, with the protein MREGPEWTSTRMGRPSWEAPSGSLFHALLQRPFACHVDGCPFSYSRKDHLNRHLLTHQGKLFMCPMEGCNRKFSIKGNIQRHVEEFHEDGPQRGGKKEFICPEANCGKAFKYASKLQKHEESHVNLDYTEVICCEPGCMKTFTNVECLKAHNQSSHQYVQCDICDTKQLKKNFKRHQRMHEGSFVTERIKCNFKDCKRSFSKKSNLHKHIKAVHEQSRPFTCGFSGCGQKFSYKHVRDNHEKSSVHVLFEGDFVEADEQLRPHPGGRKRKPISVDTFMRKRVAAPDAPPAYSDGTEYLRWLLSG; encoded by the exons ATGCGAGAGGGCCCTGAATGGACTAGTACCAGGATGGGGAGACCCTCCTGGGAAGCTCCTTCAGGAAGCCTCTTTCACGCCCTTCTTCAG AGACCCTTTGCCTGCCATGTAGATGGTTGCCCTTTCAGCTATAGCAGGAAGGACCATTTGAACCGCCATCTACTTACTCATCAAGGAAAACTATTCATGTGCCCTATGGAAGGATGCAACCGTAAGTTCAGTATCAAGGGTAATATCCAGAGACATGTTGAGGAATTTCACGAGGATGGCCCTCAGCGTGGAGGCAAGAAAGAGTTCATCTGCCCAGAGGCTAACTGTGGGAAGGCGTTCAAATATGCTTCCAAGCTACAGAAACACGAGGAATCACATG TCAACTTGGATTACACTGAAGTTATCTGCTGCGAACCAGGCTGCATGAAGACTTTTACTAATGTGGAATGCCTCAAGGCCCATAACCAATCGTCTCATCAGTATGTTCAGTGTGATATCTGTGACACTAAACAGCTTAAGAAGAACTTCAAGCGGCATCAGCGAATGCATGAAGGTTCGTTTGTCACTGAGAGGATTAAATGCAACTTCAAGGATTGCAAGCGCTCATTTTCAAAG AAATCCAATTTGCACAAGCATATTAAGGCAGTTCATGAGCAGAGTAGACCTTTCACATGTGGATTCTCTGGGTGCGGCCAGAAGTTTTCGTACAAGCATGTAAGGGACAATCATGAGAAATCTAGTGTTCACGTGCTTTTTGAG GGCGATTTTGTGGAGGCTGATGAGCAACTCCGACCTCATCCAGGCGGCCGCAAGAGGAAGCCCATTTCAGTCGATACTTTTATGCGGAAGAGGGTAGCTGCTCCTGATGCTCCCCCTGCTTACAGTGATGGAACTGAGTATCTGAGATGGCTTTTGTCAGGTTGA
- the LOC119319650 gene encoding transcription factor IIIA-like isoform X4, producing the protein MCPMEGCNRKFSIKGNIQRHVEEFHEDGPQRGGKKEFICPEANCGKAFKYASKLQKHEESHVNLDYTEVICCEPGCMKTFTNVECLKAHNQSSHQYVQCDICDTKQLKKNFKRHQRMHEGSFVTERIKCNFKDCKRSFSKKSNLHKHIKAVHEQSRPFTCGFSGCGQKFSYKHVRDNHEKSSVHVLFEGDFVEADEQLRPHPGGRKRKPISVDTFMRKRVAAPDAPPAYSDGTEYLRWLLSG; encoded by the exons ATGTGCCCTATGGAAGGATGCAACCGTAAGTTCAGTATCAAGGGTAATATCCAGAGACATGTTGAGGAATTTCACGAGGATGGCCCTCAGCGTGGAGGCAAGAAAGAGTTCATCTGCCCAGAGGCTAACTGTGGGAAGGCGTTCAAATATGCTTCCAAGCTACAGAAACACGAGGAATCACATG TCAACTTGGATTACACTGAAGTTATCTGCTGCGAACCAGGCTGCATGAAGACTTTTACTAATGTGGAATGCCTCAAGGCCCATAACCAATCGTCTCATCAGTATGTTCAGTGTGATATCTGTGACACTAAACAGCTTAAGAAGAACTTCAAGCGGCATCAGCGAATGCATGAAGGTTCGTTTGTCACTGAGAGGATTAAATGCAACTTCAAGGATTGCAAGCGCTCATTTTCAAAG AAATCCAATTTGCACAAGCATATTAAGGCAGTTCATGAGCAGAGTAGACCTTTCACATGTGGATTCTCTGGGTGCGGCCAGAAGTTTTCGTACAAGCATGTAAGGGACAATCATGAGAAATCTAGTGTTCACGTGCTTTTTGAG GGCGATTTTGTGGAGGCTGATGAGCAACTCCGACCTCATCCAGGCGGCCGCAAGAGGAAGCCCATTTCAGTCGATACTTTTATGCGGAAGAGGGTAGCTGCTCCTGATGCTCCCCCTGCTTACAGTGATGGAACTGAGTATCTGAGATGGCTTTTGTCAGGTTGA